Proteins from a genomic interval of Salmo salar chromosome ssa14, Ssal_v3.1, whole genome shotgun sequence:
- the LOC106568941 gene encoding mitochondrial import inner membrane translocase subunit TIM44, whose product MAASVCRCYELVGRRLLLLPSRAAVSSFNRGDAYRICGSPAVPVQVRYASERPSRKGFFGEFVENLRQEFGKDKEMKENIKKFREEAKRLEESDALQQARRKFKTIESETVKTSEVFKKTFGTLSETVKEGLEEVTRTDLGKKIKEGVKEAAKTARHSVESVSKGGEKLGATSAFRAISQGLESVKRGIDVVDDGTYRAPSQLRKRREFSAKGRESDNRVFEANEEDVGVVLHKDSKWYTQWKDFKDNNVVFNRFFEMKMKYDESDNALARASRAVTDRVTDLLGGLFSTTEMSQVLTEILKADPSFDKDSFLKQCEKDIIPNILEAMIRGELEMLKDWCYEATYSQLAHPIQQARALGLTFQSKVLDIDNIDLAMGKLMDQGPVLIITFQAQVVMVIRSPKGDLVEGDPEKVLRMMYVWALCRDQEELNPDAAWRLLDMSASSTEQAL is encoded by the exons ATGGCAGCTTCCGTGTGTCGGTGTTATGAG CTGGTCGGAAGACGTCTTCTGCTCCTGCCATCCCGTGCTGCCGTCTCCTCATTCAACAGAGGAGATGCCTACAGGATATGTGGGTCTCCGGCTGTCCCTGTGCAG GTGCGGTATGCATCAGAACGACCTAGTCGTAAAGGCTTTTTCGGGGAGTTTGTGGAGAACCTGAGGCAGGAGTTTGGGAAGGACAAGGAGATGAAGGAGAACATCAAGAAGTTCAGAGAGGAGGCCAAGAGGCTAGAGGAGTCGGATGCCCTGCAACAGGCTCGGAGGAAATTT AAAACCATTGAGTCTGAAACCGTTAAGACCTCTGAGGTGTTCAAGAAGACCTTTGGGACTCTGTCTGAAACTGTGAAGGAG GGCCTTGAGGAGGTGACCCGTACAGACCTGGGGAAGAAAATCAAGGAGGGGGTGAAGGAGGCAGCCAAGACTGCCAGGCACTCGGTTGAGTCTGTGTCCAAGGGGGGAGAGAAGCTGGGAGCGACCAGCGCCTTCAGGGCCATCTCACAG GGGTTGGAGTCAGTGAAGAGAGGGATTGATGTGGTGGACGATGGAACTTATAGGGCTCCTTCTCAACTCAGGAAGAGGAGGGAATTCTCCGCCAAGGGACGGGAGAGCGACAACCGAGTGTTTGAGGCCAACGA AGAGGACGTGGGTGTTGTGCTGCACAAGGATTCTAAGTGGTACACACAGTGGAAGGACTTTAAAGACAACAACGTGGTTTTCAACA gGTTCTTTGAGATGAAAATGAAGTATGACGAGAGTGACAACGCTCTTGCCAGAGCATCTCGAGCCGTGACCGACAGAGTCACCGATCTACTAG GTGGTCTCTTCTCTACCACGGAGATGTCTCAGGTGCTGACGGAGATCTTAAAGGCAGATCCCAGCTTCGACAAGGACTCCTTTCTCAAACAGTGCGAGAAGGACATCATCCCCAACATCCTAGAG GCTATGATCCGCGGGGAGCTCGAGATGCTGAAAGACTGGTGCTATGAAGCC ACATACAGTCAGCTGGCCCACCCCATCCAACAGGCCAGGGCCCTGGGTCTAACGTTCCAGTCCAAGGTCCTAGATATAGACAACATAGAT ttgGCGATGGGGAAGCTCATGGATCAAGGCCCCGTGTTGATCATCACCTTCCAGGCCCAGGTGGTCATGGTGATTCGTAGTCCCAAGGGAGACCTGGTGGAAGGAGATCCG GAGAAGGTGTTGAGGATGATGTACGTGTGGGCTCTGTGTCGTGACCAGGAGGAGCTCAACCCCGACGCGGCCTGGAGACTACTGGACATGTCTGCCTCCAGCACCGAGCAGGCTCTTTGA